The following proteins come from a genomic window of Nocardioides albertanoniae:
- a CDS encoding Mbeg1-like protein: MERLVNGEGGESKGLKKAIDRAEEVLPRLEQAAERYQVAGEALLEFARDQDGAIEAADRAILEYEQAREDAATAANEDVPEDGADAHESRMDELRGNVAAAEAAYNAARDDWNRAAEHADSLIEDVVEDSPLNDGMFDDIKGLGEDILDALAPVADLLAEIAKSLSALENVLIDLVNPWGDENPSAASDAARREAVEKFRDPGPAGQAYRKHVDEMFDLADASYNDSGAPKPWHRLTGAELAAYGIDMATDKNFQASVFRNPETGEVAVAYRGSEMNAGDWSQNLQNAGDLSSAQHEQAIDLATQVTDTFGIDNVEFTGHSLGGSLAATASVATGCNATTFNAEGIGAGNYAAAADAYGDRASADNVTNFRTSNDPLTIGQEGIDVVPPAGVQVTIPTETPGIAAGHGRGPSHGTAATRRTDENVGNGRAAAARLRARGGVDAMPSRRRPACGQTSRRTSRFGSCR; this comes from the coding sequence ATGGAACGTTTGGTCAACGGTGAGGGTGGCGAGAGCAAAGGGCTCAAGAAGGCCATCGATCGGGCCGAGGAGGTGCTACCGCGGCTTGAGCAGGCGGCTGAGCGCTACCAGGTCGCAGGTGAGGCGCTGCTGGAGTTTGCTCGCGATCAGGACGGGGCTATCGAAGCGGCCGATCGCGCGATTTTAGAGTACGAGCAGGCGCGAGAGGATGCGGCTACGGCAGCGAATGAAGATGTTCCTGAGGACGGTGCAGACGCCCACGAGTCGAGGATGGATGAGCTTCGGGGCAATGTCGCTGCCGCCGAGGCCGCCTACAACGCCGCACGCGATGATTGGAACCGCGCCGCTGAACATGCTGACAGTCTGATCGAGGACGTCGTCGAGGACTCACCGCTCAACGATGGCATGTTCGATGACATCAAGGGACTCGGCGAAGACATTCTCGATGCGCTCGCCCCGGTGGCGGATCTTCTAGCGGAGATCGCGAAGTCGTTGTCCGCGTTGGAAAACGTGCTGATCGATCTGGTGAATCCTTGGGGCGACGAGAATCCCAGCGCCGCGTCTGACGCTGCTCGGCGCGAGGCTGTGGAGAAGTTCAGAGACCCAGGCCCAGCGGGGCAGGCTTACCGGAAGCATGTCGATGAGATGTTCGACCTAGCGGACGCCTCATACAATGATTCGGGCGCCCCCAAGCCGTGGCACCGGTTGACTGGGGCCGAGTTAGCGGCATACGGGATCGACATGGCCACGGACAAGAACTTCCAGGCATCAGTCTTTCGTAATCCCGAGACGGGCGAGGTCGCGGTCGCCTATCGCGGTAGCGAAATGAACGCCGGCGACTGGAGCCAGAATCTCCAGAACGCCGGCGACCTTTCGTCAGCGCAGCACGAGCAAGCGATCGATCTGGCGACCCAGGTTACCGACACCTTCGGCATAGATAACGTCGAGTTCACCGGACACTCCCTTGGTGGCAGCCTGGCCGCGACCGCGAGCGTTGCGACCGGTTGTAACGCGACCACGTTCAACGCCGAGGGCATCGGCGCAGGAAACTACGCCGCGGCCGCCGATGCATACGGCGATCGTGCGAGCGCTGACAACGTGACGAACTTCCGGACCAGTAACGACCCTCTCACCATCGGCCAGGAGGGCATCGACGTAGTTCCGCCTGCCGGAGTGCAGGTGACGATCCCGACGGAGACGCCTGGTATCGCTGCGGGGCACGGTAGGGGGCCTTCCCATGGCACGGCAGCAACTAGAAGGACGGATGAGAATGTTGGCAATGGGAGAGCCGCCGCAGCTCGACTTCGTGCTCGAGGGGGTGTGGATGCAATGCCAAGCCGGAGACGCCCAGCGTGTGGGCAGACTTCTAGACGTACTTCGAGGTTCGGGTCCTGCCGGTGA